A single Tenacibaculum sp. 190524A02b DNA region contains:
- the atpG gene encoding ATP synthase F1 subunit gamma, whose translation MANLKEIRNRITSIGSTMQITSAMKMVSAAKLKKAQDAITAMRPYSSKLTELLQNLSATLEGDAGGVYSEQREVNKVLLVSITSNRGLCGGFNSAIIKQTVKTITDKYASASVDILTIGKKGNDILSKEYSVIENRNDVFDDLTFDNVASLAEKLMNLYVEGTYDKIEVIYNRFKNAATQIVEVEQFLPIKPIEGEVNANADYIFEPSKEEIILELIPKSLKTQLYKAIRDSFAAEHGARMTAMHKATDNAKELRDELLLTYNKARQAAITNEILEIVGGAEALNN comes from the coding sequence ATGGCAAACTTAAAAGAAATACGTAACAGAATTACTTCGATAGGATCAACAATGCAGATTACCTCTGCCATGAAAATGGTATCGGCTGCAAAGTTGAAAAAAGCACAAGATGCAATTACGGCAATGCGTCCATATTCATCAAAGCTTACAGAATTATTACAAAACCTAAGTGCCACTCTTGAAGGGGATGCAGGTGGAGTATATTCTGAACAAAGAGAAGTAAACAAAGTATTATTAGTTTCTATAACCTCAAATAGAGGGTTATGTGGTGGTTTTAATTCAGCTATTATTAAGCAAACAGTTAAAACAATCACTGATAAGTATGCTAGTGCTTCTGTTGATATCTTAACAATAGGTAAAAAAGGAAACGATATTTTATCAAAAGAATATTCGGTTATTGAAAATAGAAATGATGTTTTTGATGACTTAACTTTTGATAATGTAGCTTCTTTAGCTGAAAAGTTAATGAATTTGTATGTAGAAGGTACCTATGATAAAATTGAGGTTATTTACAACAGATTTAAAAATGCAGCTACTCAAATTGTAGAAGTAGAGCAATTTTTACCTATTAAACCAATTGAAGGAGAAGTAAATGCTAATGCAGATTATATTTTTGAGCCTTCAAAAGAAGAAATAATTTTAGAGTTAATTCCTAAGTCATTAAAAACACAGTTATACAAAGCAATACGTGATTCATTTGCTGCCGAACACGGAGCGCGTATGACTGCCATGCATAAAGCAACAGATAATGCTAAGGAATTACGTGATGAATTATTATTAACGTACAACAAAGCACGTCAAGCTGCCATTACCAATGAAATTTTAGAGATTGTTGGTGGAGCAGAAGCTTTAAATAATTAA
- a CDS encoding Ig-like domain-containing protein, protein MKKTLLVLSFLVTFFSNASNDKYRLIITDNPATTIMIGWNQRSGSNPTVYYGTSDFGTNWSSYPSSKTVDRSVSYKGMNNRFAKLTGLTPNTNYYFVIRDSQGTSNRFWFKTAPSNNQRMSFIAGGDSRNNRTPRRNANLLVSKLKPTAVFFGGDMTNGDSSSEWQGWFDDWQNTIASDGRMFPIIPARGNHEDSNNSIYHLFNVPSTSIYYDITFGNNLYTIYTLNSEISAGGNQYSWLNQRLNSSNAIWKSAQYHKPMRPHVSSKSEGNDEYSSWAQLFYNKGVNLVFESDSHTVKTTWPVKPCSGGSGCDEGFVRDNVNGTVYVGEGCWGAPLRSSNDAKNWTRNNSTFNQFKWIFVEESKIEVRTIKVDNASSVGLVSNTNPFSIPSNLDIWNPSNGSIVTIVNSNVSFPEVALTSPAAGASFANNARIAISASASDSDGNVASVKFYANNTLVGTDTSAPYSVNWTPTGTNQSYSLKAVARDNEGNESTSSIRSVFVGAVSKTVTSTINRTNDDAEQYQSSGRMYMDSSDLELVYDGSSKGNQHVGMLFRSLNIPTNATITNAYIQFTTDERNSGSTSLAIKIQDSANPADITTSSYNITSRTYYSQSVNWNPSSWNSVGASDSAQRTPNLKALVQRVVNKSGWKAGNKMLFYISGSGERTAESYDGSSSKAPKLVVSYETGDQGGGGNPVCENVSVTLVFDQYSSETSWTLKNSNGQTVMSGGNYSQGSGETVTVSKCLPVGCYNLTINDSYGDGICCNYGNGSYKVINSSNTVLASGGSFARTETKEVCLSSGARTTKVAKKSIETVTTLALYPNPVADRVYVSGEENTTLWTAKVFDLSGKKIIDRPIIDNTVDVSELIRGTVYIMEVYNQYGEKKLMERLLTK, encoded by the coding sequence ATGAAAAAAACGCTTTTGGTTTTATCATTTTTGGTTACTTTTTTCAGTAATGCTTCTAATGATAAATACCGATTAATTATCACGGACAATCCAGCTACTACAATAATGATTGGTTGGAATCAAAGATCAGGATCTAATCCAACAGTGTATTATGGAACCAGTGATTTTGGAACCAATTGGTCAAGCTATCCAAGTTCTAAAACAGTAGATCGTTCTGTTTCTTATAAAGGAATGAACAATAGGTTTGCTAAACTTACAGGCTTAACACCTAACACCAATTATTATTTTGTAATTAGAGATAGTCAAGGAACAAGTAATCGTTTTTGGTTTAAAACGGCTCCTAGTAATAATCAGCGTATGTCATTTATTGCAGGAGGAGATTCAAGAAATAATAGAACCCCAAGAAGAAATGCTAATTTACTAGTATCAAAATTAAAACCAACGGCGGTTTTCTTTGGTGGAGATATGACCAATGGTGATTCAAGTTCTGAGTGGCAAGGTTGGTTTGATGACTGGCAAAATACAATTGCTAGTGATGGAAGAATGTTTCCTATTATTCCAGCAAGAGGAAATCATGAAGATTCAAATAACAGTATTTACCATTTATTCAATGTACCTTCAACAAGTATTTATTATGATATAACATTCGGAAATAACTTATATACTATTTATACTTTAAACTCTGAAATCTCAGCCGGAGGAAATCAGTATTCATGGTTAAACCAACGTCTAAACAGTAGCAATGCTATTTGGAAATCGGCACAATACCACAAGCCTATGCGTCCGCATGTGTCTTCTAAATCAGAAGGGAATGATGAGTATTCTAGTTGGGCACAATTATTTTACAACAAAGGTGTAAACTTAGTTTTTGAATCAGATTCACATACTGTAAAAACTACATGGCCGGTAAAACCTTGTTCAGGAGGAAGCGGATGTGATGAAGGTTTTGTAAGAGACAATGTAAACGGAACAGTGTATGTAGGTGAAGGTTGTTGGGGCGCACCTTTACGTTCTTCTAACGATGCAAAAAATTGGACTAGAAACAACAGTACTTTTAATCAGTTCAAATGGATTTTTGTTGAAGAATCTAAAATAGAAGTAAGAACCATTAAAGTAGACAACGCAAGTAGTGTAGGTTTAGTATCAAACACCAACCCATTTTCAATTCCATCTAACTTAGATATATGGAACCCATCAAACGGAAGTATAGTAACTATTGTTAATAGTAATGTTAGTTTTCCTGAGGTTGCACTTACTAGTCCAGCAGCAGGAGCTTCTTTTGCTAACAATGCAAGGATAGCTATTAGTGCTAGTGCTTCAGATAGTGATGGAAATGTAGCAAGTGTTAAGTTTTATGCAAACAATACATTAGTAGGTACAGATACTAGCGCACCTTATTCTGTTAATTGGACGCCAACAGGAACTAACCAGAGCTATAGCTTAAAGGCAGTAGCTAGAGATAATGAAGGAAATGAAAGCACATCTTCAATAAGATCTGTATTTGTTGGGGCAGTTTCAAAAACAGTAACATCAACAATTAACAGAACAAATGACGACGCTGAGCAATACCAGTCATCAGGAAGAATGTATATGGATAGTTCGGATTTAGAGCTGGTATATGATGGAAGCTCTAAAGGAAACCAACATGTAGGTATGTTATTTAGAAGTTTAAATATTCCTACTAATGCTACCATTACCAATGCGTATATACAGTTTACTACAGATGAAAGAAATTCGGGAAGTACTTCATTAGCTATAAAAATACAAGATAGTGCAAACCCTGCTGATATAACTACCTCAAGCTATAACATAACTTCAAGAACTTACTACAGTCAATCAGTAAATTGGAATCCTAGTTCTTGGAATTCAGTAGGAGCTTCAGATTCAGCACAACGTACGCCAAATTTAAAAGCATTAGTGCAGCGTGTGGTTAATAAATCAGGGTGGAAAGCAGGTAATAAAATGTTATTTTACATTTCAGGATCAGGTGAGCGTACTGCAGAATCGTATGATGGCAGTAGTTCAAAAGCACCAAAATTAGTTGTTTCTTATGAAACTGGTGACCAAGGTGGTGGCGGTAATCCTGTTTGTGAAAACGTATCTGTAACCTTAGTATTTGATCAATATTCAAGTGAAACATCGTGGACACTTAAAAACAGCAACGGGCAAACCGTGATGAGTGGAGGTAACTATTCGCAAGGAAGTGGTGAAACAGTTACAGTGTCAAAATGTTTACCTGTGGGATGTTATAATCTTACAATTAACGATTCGTATGGTGATGGTATTTGTTGTAATTACGGCAATGGATCGTATAAGGTTATCAATAGTAGTAATACAGTATTAGCATCAGGCGGAAGTTTTGCACGTACTGAAACTAAAGAGGTATGTTTAAGTAGTGGTGCTAGAACAACCAAAGTAGCTAAAAAGAGTATTGAAACGGTTACTACTTTGGCTTTATATCCAAATCCTGTAGCGGATAGAGTGTATGTAAGCGGAGAAGAAAATACAACATTATGGACCGCTAAAGTATTTGATTTATCTGGTAAAAAAATTATTGACAGGCCTATTATAGATAATACCGTAGATGTTTCTGAGCTAATACGTGGCACGGTATATATAATGGAAGTATACAATCAATACGGAGAAAAGAAATTAATGGAAAGACTGCTTACTAAGTAG
- a CDS encoding glycine--tRNA ligase, translating to MAKQEDQFKKVISHAKEYGYIFQSSEIYDGLSAVYDYAQNGVELKKNIRDYWWKAMVQMHENIVGIDASILMHPTTWKASGHVDAFNDPLIDNKDSKKRYRADVLVEDYCAKIEGKIEKEVKKAAKRFGDAFNKEEFVATNGRVLGYQEKINTILSRLAKSLENEDLADVKALIEELEIADPLTGSKNWTEVKQFNLMFGTKLGASADSAMDLYLRPETAQGIFVNFLNVQKTGRMKIPFGIAQTGKAFRNEIVARQFIFRMREFEQMEMQFFVKPGTQKKWYEQWKETRLKWHLSLGLGRDNYRFHDHEKLAHYADAAADIEFKFPFGFKELEGIHSRTDFDLKAHEEFSGKKLQYFDHEENESYVPYVVETSIGLDRMFLAVFSNALQEEELDNGTSRTVLKLPAVLAPTKAAILPLVKKDGLPEIARKIVEDLKWDFNVSYDEKDAVGRRYRRQDAAGTPFCITVDHDTIEDNTVTIRHRDTMEQKRVKIEELRNIIKEEVEVRSWLMKM from the coding sequence ATGGCAAAACAAGAAGATCAATTTAAAAAGGTAATTTCACACGCAAAAGAGTACGGTTATATATTTCAATCATCTGAAATTTATGATGGCTTAAGCGCTGTGTATGACTATGCCCAAAACGGTGTAGAATTAAAGAAAAATATTCGTGACTACTGGTGGAAAGCCATGGTACAAATGCATGAAAATATTGTAGGGATAGACGCCTCTATTTTAATGCACCCAACTACTTGGAAAGCTTCCGGCCACGTAGATGCCTTTAATGATCCGTTAATTGATAATAAAGACAGTAAAAAACGATATAGAGCCGATGTTTTAGTAGAGGATTATTGTGCTAAAATTGAAGGTAAAATTGAAAAAGAAGTTAAAAAAGCTGCAAAACGCTTTGGAGACGCCTTTAATAAAGAGGAATTTGTAGCTACTAACGGTCGTGTTTTAGGATATCAAGAAAAAATAAATACCATTTTAAGTAGACTGGCTAAATCATTAGAAAATGAAGATTTAGCAGATGTAAAAGCACTTATTGAAGAGTTAGAAATAGCTGATCCTTTAACAGGAAGCAAAAACTGGACAGAGGTTAAACAATTTAATTTAATGTTTGGTACAAAACTAGGTGCTTCAGCTGATAGTGCTATGGATTTATATTTACGTCCAGAAACGGCTCAAGGTATTTTTGTAAACTTTTTAAACGTTCAAAAAACTGGACGTATGAAAATTCCTTTTGGAATAGCGCAAACGGGTAAAGCTTTCCGTAATGAAATTGTGGCACGTCAGTTTATTTTTAGAATGCGTGAGTTTGAACAAATGGAAATGCAGTTTTTTGTAAAACCTGGTACGCAAAAGAAATGGTATGAGCAATGGAAAGAAACGCGTTTAAAATGGCACTTATCATTAGGATTAGGTAGAGACAATTACCGTTTCCATGATCATGAGAAATTAGCACATTATGCTGATGCTGCCGCTGATATTGAGTTTAAATTCCCATTTGGTTTTAAAGAATTAGAAGGAATTCACTCTCGTACTGATTTTGATTTAAAAGCACACGAAGAATTTTCTGGTAAAAAACTACAGTATTTTGACCATGAAGAGAATGAAAGTTATGTACCGTATGTAGTAGAAACTTCTATTGGTTTAGATAGAATGTTCTTAGCCGTATTCTCTAATGCTTTACAAGAAGAGGAATTAGATAACGGAACTTCTAGAACTGTATTAAAACTTCCAGCGGTATTAGCACCTACTAAAGCTGCTATTTTACCATTAGTTAAGAAAGATGGATTACCTGAAATTGCTCGTAAAATAGTAGAAGACTTAAAATGGGATTTCAATGTATCTTATGATGAAAAAGATGCTGTAGGTCGTCGTTACCGTCGTCAAGATGCTGCGGGTACTCCTTTCTGTATTACTGTAGATCATGATACTATAGAAGACAACACCGTAACCATTCGTCATAGAGATACTATGGAGCAGAAGCGTGTTAAAATAGAAGAACTAAGAAATATTATTAAAGAAGAGGTTGAAGTGCGTTCTTGGTTAATGAAAATGTAA
- a CDS encoding class I SAM-dependent methyltransferase, translating to MGKNFNFFREAVKNYKTSGTLVPSSKYLAKRMLNYIDFKTAKVIVELGPGDGAITKNILKKIQPQTLLICFEINDAFLKELKKINHPQLILVKQSAEDIENQLKKLGLTNADYIVSSLPLSIIPKKISSSILLNSYKILSNNGLFIQYQYTLSYFKKLKEVFGEHIVLDFETLNFPPAFVYKCAKK from the coding sequence TTGGGGAAAAACTTTAATTTTTTTAGAGAGGCAGTAAAAAACTATAAAACATCGGGTACCTTAGTACCTAGTTCAAAATATCTTGCTAAAAGAATGCTTAACTACATCGATTTTAAAACGGCTAAAGTTATTGTGGAATTAGGCCCTGGCGATGGAGCAATTACTAAAAACATTCTAAAAAAAATTCAGCCTCAAACACTTTTAATTTGTTTTGAAATTAACGATGCTTTTCTGAAAGAATTAAAAAAAATTAATCACCCACAACTCATACTCGTAAAACAATCTGCAGAAGACATTGAAAATCAACTAAAAAAATTGGGATTAACTAATGCTGATTATATAGTTTCTAGCTTACCTTTAAGTATTATTCCTAAAAAAATATCATCATCAATATTACTAAACAGTTATAAGATTTTATCTAATAACGGGCTGTTTATTCAATACCAATACACCCTTTCTTACTTTAAAAAATTAAAAGAAGTTTTTGGTGAACATATTGTGCTAGATTTTGAAACTTTAAATTTTCCTCCTGCTTTTGTGTATAAATGTGCTAAAAAATAG
- a CDS encoding ComF family protein, with amino-acid sequence MCTNCFYQLPVIENNEFVNSKLSSVFYGKVPVKKVQSFLYYQKSNIVQKLIHALKYKGQEEIGVFIGNWFGYELKKRKVFDNVDCIVPVPLHVSKLKKRGYNQLTKFGKTLSKQLNVDFKPAVLVCVSKVKTQTFKQRFERFTNNETKFHLNDLSVFENKHVLLIDDVVTTGATLEACCKELLKVKNITISICTIAYTEKV; translated from the coding sequence TTGTGTACAAACTGCTTTTATCAGTTACCTGTTATTGAGAATAACGAGTTTGTTAATAGTAAATTATCATCCGTTTTTTATGGTAAAGTACCAGTTAAGAAAGTGCAATCTTTTCTTTACTATCAAAAAAGTAATATTGTTCAAAAGTTAATACATGCTTTAAAATATAAGGGACAAGAAGAAATAGGTGTTTTTATAGGGAATTGGTTTGGGTATGAATTGAAGAAACGAAAAGTATTTGATAACGTTGATTGTATTGTGCCTGTTCCGTTACATGTATCAAAACTTAAAAAAAGAGGGTATAACCAACTCACTAAGTTTGGAAAAACATTAAGTAAGCAATTGAATGTAGATTTTAAACCAGCAGTTCTAGTTTGTGTATCAAAAGTTAAAACCCAAACATTTAAGCAACGATTTGAGCGTTTTACTAACAATGAAACGAAATTTCATTTGAACGATCTTAGTGTTTTTGAGAATAAACATGTATTGTTAATTGATGATGTAGTAACAACAGGAGCCACTTTAGAAGCTTGCTGTAAGGAATTATTAAAAGTTAAAAATATCACAATTAGTATTTGTACAATAGCATATACAGAAAAAGTATAG